From one Triticum urartu cultivar G1812 chromosome 3, Tu2.1, whole genome shotgun sequence genomic stretch:
- the LOC125544018 gene encoding uncharacterized protein LOC125544018 isoform X1, whose amino-acid sequence MLLTVSALPLPAATATPRVRVLPGLRPSSRLVARRSAGETVHATATEEEEQEGKELQEEGLPRRGQHAEDDHDHEHDPEIADIMGGYFDDPKKAQSRMEERIKKKRHKIVQAKTGSSNAMKVVFNKFDFSNSYIWFEFYNALLPKDVKLICDTLRSWHILGRLGGCNSVNMQLSQLSLDCKRPTYDALEAANATPTSFYNIGDLEIQENLARVWVDIGIQDPLLLDILLNSLTTINSDYQVVCVRITIESVHEPGATMVLSYHHKILDLLLGRTAFARIAPTRRVLRKCLDGVLHNS is encoded by the exons ATGCTCCTCACCGTCTCTGCGCTACCGCTCCCAGCCGCGACAGCGACTCCGCGCGTACGCGTACTCCCTGGGCTCAGGCCCTCCTCCCGCCTCGTCGCCCGCCGAAGCGCAGGGGAAACTGTACACGCAACGGCCACAGAAGAGGAGGAGCAGGAGGGGAAGGAGCTCCAGGAGGAGGGGCTCCCGAGGCGGGGGCAGCACGCGGAGGATGACCACGACCACGAGCACGACCCCGAGATCGCGGACATTATGGGGGGATACTTCGACGACCCCAAGAAAGCCCAGTCCCGT ATGGAGGAGAGGATAAAGAAGAAGCGACACAAGATCGTGCAGGCCAAGACCGGCTCGTCCAATGCCATGAAGGTCGTCTTCAACAA GTTTGATTTCTCCAATTCATATATATGGTTTGAGTTCTACAATGCTCTGTTGCCAAAAGATGTGAAATTAATTTGTGAT ACTCTGCGATCATGGCATATACTTGGACGCCTTGGTGGGTGCAATTCCGTGAATATGCAG CTATCACAGTTGAGTTTAGATTGTAAAAGACCAACTTATGATGCTCTTGAAGCAGCAAACGCCACACCAACATCCTTTTACAACATTGGTGATCTAGAGATTCAAGAGAACCTAGCACGTGTCTG GGTGGACATTGGTATTCAAGATCCATTGCTTTTGGACATCCTGCTTAATTCATTAACCACCATAAATTCGGA TTACCAGGTTGTATGCGTGAGAATCACGATCGAATCTGTCCACGAGCCGGGGGCTACCATGGTGCTTAGCTACCACCATAAAATCCTAGACCTGTTGTTGGGAAGAACGGCGTTCGCACGGATCGCTCCCACACGTCGAGTACTACGCAAGTGCCTGGACGGTGTACTTCATAACTCGTGA